Proteins from a single region of Crassaminicella profunda:
- a CDS encoding SanA/YdcF family protein, whose protein sequence is MKKYIKKTLKLVLIGMLIGGLSFGLINYHVTSFSDNYITSIENVPNSDAALVLGALVYKSGNVSPILSDRLDTGMEIYKNNKAQKLLLTGDHGRKDYDEVNAMKKYAMNKGAAEADIFMDHAGFSTYESLYRAKDVFGAKKIIIVTQKYHLPRAVYIARKLGIEAYGVPSDKHFYPKIKQYKVRESIARCKDYLLVNILKTKPKYLGEPIDLLGDGRVTEG, encoded by the coding sequence ATGAAAAAATATATAAAAAAAACACTAAAGCTTGTTCTAATCGGAATGCTAATAGGGGGGCTTTCATTTGGACTGATTAATTACCATGTAACTAGTTTTTCAGACAATTATATAACCTCTATTGAAAATGTTCCAAATTCAGATGCAGCTTTAGTTTTAGGAGCATTGGTTTATAAAAGTGGAAATGTATCTCCAATTCTATCGGATAGATTAGATACGGGCATGGAGATTTATAAAAATAACAAAGCACAAAAGCTTTTATTAACAGGAGATCACGGAAGAAAAGATTATGACGAAGTAAATGCTATGAAAAAATATGCAATGAACAAAGGTGCAGCAGAGGCAGATATTTTTATGGATCATGCAGGATTTAGCACTTATGAAAGTTTATATCGTGCAAAAGATGTTTTTGGAGCCAAAAAGATTATTATTGTAACACAAAAATACCATTTACCTAGAGCTGTATATATTGCTAGAAAGCTAGGGATAGAGGCTTATGGTGTACCATCGGACAAGCATTTTTACCCTAAAATAAAACAATATAAAGTAAGAGAAAGTATTGCTAGATGTAAAGATTACCTTTTAGTGAACATTTTAAAAACAAAACCAAAGTATTTAGGAGAACCTATTGATCTTTTGGGAGATGGAAGAGTTACAGAAGGATAG
- the mutY gene encoding A/G-specific adenine glycosylase produces MKVYKIGDYEKFDKINIENIQNHLITWYEKNHRKLPWRETSNPYYIWISEVMLQQTRVDTVIPYFLRFIDKFPNIESLANADEEEVLKMWEGLGYYSRARNLHRGAKVIVKEYDGKMPDTLNEIKKIPGIGPYTAGAVLSIAYNEAVPAVDGNVMRVFSRLFYIKEDIGENNTRKEMEKIGQMVISQNNPSFFNQGLMELGALICTPTSPKCIACPLFMECTARKLIVQETLPIKKKKIKVKSIEMELAVLWKDKKILIMKRPTEGLLANLWALPSVEREKNTEEGKSIELELEENYGMHIKKGKYLFEKQHVFTHRKWKMKVYAFELIKEQKIDYPEIQWISLEEIKKYAFPTAFMKVIKDIR; encoded by the coding sequence GTGAAAGTTTATAAAATAGGAGACTACGAAAAATTTGATAAAATAAATATAGAAAATATACAAAATCATTTAATTACATGGTATGAAAAAAATCATCGGAAACTCCCTTGGAGAGAAACGAGCAATCCTTATTATATATGGATTTCAGAAGTTATGCTTCAGCAGACAAGGGTGGATACGGTGATTCCTTATTTTTTAAGATTTATAGATAAATTTCCCAATATTGAAAGTTTAGCAAATGCAGATGAAGAAGAAGTTTTAAAAATGTGGGAAGGTCTTGGCTATTATTCAAGGGCGAGAAATCTTCACAGAGGAGCAAAAGTTATTGTAAAAGAGTATGATGGCAAAATGCCAGATACATTAAACGAAATAAAAAAGATTCCAGGAATCGGTCCATATACAGCAGGGGCCGTTTTAAGTATTGCCTACAACGAAGCGGTACCAGCAGTAGATGGAAATGTTATGCGCGTTTTTTCTAGATTATTTTATATCAAAGAAGATATAGGAGAAAATAATACGAGAAAAGAAATGGAAAAAATAGGACAAATGGTAATCAGTCAAAACAATCCATCCTTTTTTAATCAAGGACTCATGGAACTAGGAGCTCTTATTTGTACTCCTACTTCTCCAAAATGCATTGCTTGTCCTCTTTTTATGGAGTGCACTGCACGAAAACTTATAGTACAGGAAACACTGCCTATAAAGAAAAAGAAAATAAAAGTAAAATCTATAGAAATGGAGCTTGCAGTCCTATGGAAAGATAAAAAAATATTGATTATGAAAAGACCTACAGAAGGACTTTTAGCAAATCTTTGGGCACTTCCTAGTGTTGAGCGAGAAAAGAATACTGAAGAAGGAAAAAGCATTGAGTTAGAATTAGAAGAAAATTATGGTATGCACATAAAAAAGGGAAAATATTTATTTGAAAAACAGCATGTATTTACCCACCGAAAATGGAAGATGAAAGTCTATGCTTTTGAGCTTATTAAAGAGCAAAAAATAGATTATCCAGAAATTCAATGGATTTCATTAGAGGAAATCAAAAAATATGCTTTTCCAACAGCTTTTATGAAAGTAATTAAAGATATTAGGTAA
- a CDS encoding GNAT family N-acetyltransferase, whose amino-acid sequence MKVLITTESLNICPAKEEDIPIIMKMENDEENKSFIWQGSFQEHLDEINSDTALLLIFREKKENNIVGYALARMNFKFDVFELRRIAISKKKYGYGKEALLGIMKYSFEKLNTNRFWLDVYPHNKVGIHLYKSIGMHLDGVMRQSYKDERGYLDQMIFSMLKEEYSAK is encoded by the coding sequence ATGAAAGTACTTATTACCACAGAAAGCTTAAATATTTGTCCAGCAAAAGAGGAAGATATTCCTATCATCATGAAGATGGAGAATGATGAAGAGAATAAAAGCTTTATTTGGCAAGGATCTTTCCAAGAACATTTAGATGAAATCAATAGTGATACAGCTTTACTACTGATTTTTAGAGAAAAAAAGGAAAATAATATTGTAGGCTATGCATTAGCTAGGATGAATTTTAAGTTTGATGTTTTTGAACTTCGTCGCATTGCCATTTCAAAAAAGAAATATGGTTATGGAAAGGAAGCTCTTTTAGGAATCATGAAATATAGCTTTGAAAAGCTTAATACAAATAGATTTTGGTTAGATGTATATCCTCATAATAAGGTTGGGATTCATCTATATAAAAGTATTGGCATGCATCTAGATGGGGTAATGCGTCAATCTTATAAAGATGAAAGAGGATATTTGGATCAAATGATTTTTTCTATGTTGAAAGAAGAGTATTCTGCTAAGTGA
- the nagA gene encoding N-acetylglucosamine-6-phosphate deacetylase — MLSALVNGKIIYNDTVLEGKAILFSEKIVEITDNVEKYGKIKVYNAKGNFISAGFIDIHTHGFAGKDVMDGNHESLKVISKGIVQNGVTSFLPTTMTMEMYKIEEALKAIKIGMNMKMLGANIIGAHLEGPFIHPEYKGAQQAESISDLDFEFVKKYEDVIRYITYAPEKDGNLTFTKKMRNLKKIYLSIGHSGATYDEAMKAIEYGVKSATHTFNAMKGMHHREPGTVGAVMDSDVYAEVIVDNIHLHPAMVRIITKIKGLDKIILVTDSMRAACMKPGIYELGGQTVEIKDHTARLKDGTLAGSILNMNDALRNYKNISRLNIVDVVKMATENPARLMEIFDQKGSLNEGKDADITVFDENFHIKFTFVHGQLVHKGEC; from the coding sequence TTGCTATCGGCCTTAGTGAATGGAAAAATCATTTATAATGATACAGTTTTAGAGGGTAAAGCAATACTGTTTTCAGAAAAAATAGTAGAAATTACGGATAATGTTGAAAAATACGGAAAAATCAAGGTGTATAATGCAAAGGGAAATTTTATTTCAGCAGGATTTATAGATATTCATACGCATGGTTTTGCTGGAAAAGATGTTATGGATGGGAATCATGAATCCTTGAAGGTGATTTCGAAGGGCATCGTCCAAAATGGGGTGACTTCTTTTTTACCTACTACAATGACTATGGAGATGTATAAAATAGAAGAAGCTTTAAAAGCCATAAAAATCGGAATGAATATGAAAATGCTAGGTGCAAATATCATAGGAGCACATCTCGAGGGTCCTTTTATCCATCCAGAATATAAAGGAGCACAACAGGCTGAATCTATTAGTGATCTTGATTTTGAATTTGTAAAAAAATATGAGGATGTCATAAGGTATATAACCTATGCACCAGAAAAGGATGGAAATTTAACATTTACTAAAAAAATGAGAAATCTTAAAAAAATATATCTTTCTATAGGACATTCTGGTGCAACCTATGATGAAGCCATGAAAGCAATTGAATATGGTGTAAAAAGCGCAACACATACTTTCAATGCAATGAAAGGAATGCATCATAGAGAGCCAGGAACTGTAGGTGCTGTGATGGATTCTGATGTTTATGCTGAAGTAATAGTGGATAATATACACTTACATCCTGCAATGGTGAGGATAATTACAAAAATTAAGGGATTAGATAAAATAATCTTAGTAACAGATTCTATGAGAGCAGCATGTATGAAGCCGGGGATATATGAATTAGGAGGACAAACTGTAGAGATAAAGGACCATACTGCTAGGTTGAAGGATGGTACTTTAGCAGGAAGTATTTTAAACATGAATGATGCTTTAAGAAATTATAAAAATATTTCAAGGCTTAATATTGTAGATGTAGTGAAAATGGCTACTGAAAATCCAGCAAGACTTATGGAGATATTTGATCAAAAGGGCTCATTAAATGAGGGGAAGGATGCAGATATTACTGTATTTGATGAAAATTTTCATATTAAATTTACATTTGTTCATGGGCAACTTGTACACAAGGGAGAGTGTTAA
- the nagB gene encoding glucosamine-6-phosphate deaminase, translated as MKVIMAESYEDMSRRVAEIIASQISCKPKSVLGFATGSTPCGSYGELIRMYNEGKISFEDIIAFNLDEYCGLDGNDMESYHYFMKKNLFEFVNIQEKNIHIPNGRCKDIENECINYEKKIEEAGSIDLQLLGIGENGHIGFNEPDVKFEAHTHLVTLEEKTLKANSKFFNSYEEVPKTAISMGIKTIMNAKKILLLGSGEKKAEVLNKMIYGEITPNLPASILQLHSDVSIIVDKEAGKLLKKQV; from the coding sequence ATGAAAGTGATAATGGCTGAAAGTTATGAGGATATGAGTAGAAGAGTGGCAGAGATTATTGCAAGTCAAATTAGTTGTAAACCCAAAAGTGTACTTGGATTTGCAACTGGATCTACACCATGTGGAAGTTATGGAGAGCTTATTAGAATGTACAATGAAGGGAAAATAAGCTTTGAAGATATTATTGCTTTTAATTTGGATGAGTATTGTGGCTTAGATGGGAACGATATGGAGAGTTATCATTATTTTATGAAAAAGAATTTATTTGAGTTTGTAAATATACAGGAGAAAAATATACATATCCCAAATGGAAGATGTAAAGATATAGAAAATGAATGTATAAATTATGAAAAGAAAATAGAAGAAGCTGGTAGTATTGATTTGCAATTATTGGGAATTGGAGAGAATGGACATATAGGATTTAATGAACCAGATGTGAAGTTTGAAGCACACACACATTTAGTAACATTAGAGGAGAAGACCTTAAAAGCCAATTCTAAATTTTTTAATTCTTACGAAGAAGTTCCAAAAACAGCAATAAGCATGGGAATTAAAACGATTATGAATGCTAAAAAAATCTTGTTATTAGGAAGTGGAGAGAAAAAAGCTGAAGTTTTAAATAAAATGATTTATGGAGAAATAACACCCAATCTACCTGCTTCAATATTGCAGCTCCATTCTGATGTAAGCATAATTGTTGATAAGGAAGCTGGAAAATTATTAAAGAAACAGGTGTAA
- a CDS encoding PTS lactose/cellobiose transporter subunit IIA, which translates to MNNLEETSFQIISAAGESMSDMFQALRFAKEGKFIKSEEAMKKAQELLNKAHKAQTNLIVEEAQGKKTEYSIIMVHAQDHLMNCMLAKNLINELIEIYQKGNLV; encoded by the coding sequence ATGAACAACTTAGAAGAAACATCATTTCAAATCATATCTGCTGCAGGGGAGTCAATGTCTGATATGTTTCAAGCGTTAAGATTTGCAAAGGAAGGTAAATTTATAAAATCAGAAGAAGCAATGAAAAAAGCACAAGAATTATTAAATAAGGCACATAAAGCACAAACAAATCTTATTGTTGAAGAAGCACAAGGGAAGAAGACGGAATATTCTATAATTATGGTACATGCACAAGATCACCTAATGAATTGTATGTTAGCAAAAAATTTAATTAATGAATTGATAGAGATTTATCAAAAGGGTAATCTAGTTTAA
- a CDS encoding PTS sugar transporter subunit IIB produces MKKIFLFCSQGMSTSLLAKKMQDVAEKHKLPIEVKAFSHGEIEGIVEKLNPDCILLGPQVKYLYDETVKKLKDCNIPIAVIDSLDYGMMDAEKVLKKAIVLMKKNKK; encoded by the coding sequence ATGAAAAAAATATTTTTGTTTTGTAGTCAAGGAATGTCTACGAGTTTACTTGCAAAAAAAATGCAAGATGTAGCAGAGAAACATAAACTTCCTATTGAAGTGAAAGCATTTTCCCATGGGGAAATTGAGGGAATTGTTGAAAAATTGAATCCAGATTGTATATTGTTAGGACCACAAGTTAAGTATTTATATGATGAAACTGTAAAAAAACTAAAGGATTGTAATATTCCAATAGCGGTAATTGACTCACTAGACTATGGAATGATGGATGCAGAAAAAGTTTTGAAGAAAGCAATTGTACTTATGAAAAAAAATAAAAAATAG
- a CDS encoding PTS sugar transporter subunit IIC produces MFKLLEKLLMPAAEKLGKNKILIAIRDGFLISTPLLIVGSIFLLLANFPISGWEEFWTKILGEGWDMWFVNVSRATFGIIALLSCLGTGYAYAREIKGDKIQSAAVALVSFIILMPTCISFEGVKGSGTISALAFEYVGSNGIFLALIVSVVSVKIFNWAYEKGWTIKMPNGVPPAVADSFAALIPSSIVIGFFFLIRIGFEFTTFETAHKFIYTVLQMPLQGIGNTLGAQMVYSTFGSLFWFFGINGPAVTNTIFGPIMKVLTIENLEAFQAGLPLPNIFTGPFSDFFTCYGGGGSTLSLVIVMMLFCKSKRITQLGKLSIVPGIFGINEPIIFGLPIVLNPVLIVPFIVVPSVNLILSTFATNLGIIPYTTGVALPWTTPIGFSGYLATGSLVAGLWQIGLLILGCFIYYPFIKMLDKKYLKDEEEATNSESEIEDISFEDLSAEDF; encoded by the coding sequence ATGTTTAAATTATTAGAGAAGCTATTAATGCCAGCTGCTGAGAAATTAGGTAAAAACAAAATTTTGATTGCAATTCGTGATGGATTTTTAATATCAACACCACTATTAATTGTAGGGTCTATCTTCTTATTGTTAGCTAATTTCCCAATATCCGGATGGGAGGAGTTTTGGACAAAAATACTTGGCGAAGGTTGGGACATGTGGTTTGTAAATGTTTCGAGAGCAACATTTGGTATTATTGCTTTATTGAGTTGTTTAGGAACTGGTTATGCATATGCTAGAGAAATAAAGGGAGATAAAATACAAAGTGCTGCTGTAGCGTTAGTGTCATTTATTATTTTAATGCCGACGTGTATCTCATTTGAAGGTGTTAAAGGGAGTGGCACAATAAGTGCATTAGCTTTTGAATATGTAGGTTCTAACGGGATATTCTTAGCACTTATTGTATCTGTGGTATCTGTGAAAATCTTTAATTGGGCTTATGAAAAAGGTTGGACTATAAAAATGCCGAATGGTGTGCCACCGGCTGTAGCTGATTCTTTTGCAGCTTTAATTCCAAGTTCGATAGTTATAGGATTCTTTTTCTTAATACGTATAGGATTTGAATTTACAACATTTGAAACAGCACATAAGTTTATATATACCGTATTACAAATGCCATTACAAGGTATAGGCAATACATTAGGAGCACAAATGGTTTATAGTACATTTGGTTCACTGTTTTGGTTCTTTGGAATCAATGGACCGGCAGTTACAAACACAATATTTGGACCTATTATGAAAGTATTAACGATTGAAAATTTAGAAGCATTTCAAGCAGGCTTACCATTACCAAATATATTTACAGGCCCATTTTCAGATTTCTTTACATGTTATGGAGGTGGAGGAAGTACCCTTTCATTAGTTATTGTTATGATGTTATTTTGTAAATCAAAAAGAATTACCCAATTAGGGAAGTTGTCAATTGTTCCAGGAATCTTTGGGATTAATGAACCTATTATTTTTGGTTTACCAATCGTATTGAATCCAGTATTGATCGTTCCTTTTATAGTAGTTCCATCAGTGAACTTGATACTTTCTACATTTGCTACTAATCTAGGAATTATTCCTTATACTACAGGGGTAGCATTACCATGGACAACTCCTATAGGATTTTCAGGATACTTAGCCACAGGGAGCTTAGTTGCAGGATTATGGCAAATAGGGTTGCTAATACTTGGATGTTTCATTTACTATCCATTCATAAAAATGCTAGATAAAAAATATTTAAAAGACGAAGAAGAAGCAACAAATAGTGAATCTGAAATAGAAGATATTTCATTTGAGGACCTATCTGCGGAGGACTTTTAG
- a CDS encoding GrdB-related putative oxidoreductase, which translates to MKVLMIFDQIQSGQGGKENPNLPLGGKTMAIGSASMLGPILKKLGGVVVACLYCGDGYFKNNKEEVKFKITAMVKKINPDVVICGPAFNYAGYAEMCAVLAHEINEKTDIPAIAGMSKENERTILDHKDLIDIVVMPKKGGIGLTESLENICTLAKKIVDGEDTSEYAKQICY; encoded by the coding sequence ATGAAAGTTTTAATGATATTTGATCAAATCCAATCAGGGCAAGGTGGAAAAGAAAATCCGAACTTGCCATTAGGCGGAAAAACTATGGCGATAGGTTCTGCAAGTATGTTAGGACCGATTTTGAAAAAATTAGGTGGAGTAGTTGTAGCGTGCTTATATTGTGGAGATGGATATTTTAAAAATAATAAAGAAGAAGTAAAATTCAAAATAACTGCTATGGTGAAAAAAATTAATCCAGATGTAGTTATATGTGGACCAGCATTTAATTATGCTGGATATGCAGAAATGTGCGCAGTATTGGCGCATGAAATAAATGAAAAAACAGACATTCCAGCTATAGCTGGAATGTCTAAGGAAAATGAACGAACTATTTTAGATCATAAAGATTTAATAGATATTGTAGTTATGCCTAAAAAAGGTGGAATAGGATTAACTGAGTCACTTGAAAATATTTGTACGTTAGCTAAAAAAATTGTTGATGGTGAGGATACAAGTGAGTATGCAAAGCAAATATGTTATTGA
- a CDS encoding Sapep family Mn(2+)-dependent dipeptidase translates to MEKKLNEKIDEVKTKLIEDIIEIVKIPSVKGTPEKKAPFGRNINKALFKALEISEKLGFKTENIDGYMGYAQLGDDENYIGIVGHVDVVLAKEGWCNPPFSGNIENGKIYGRGVLDNKGPIMSALYALYAIKESKLKLSKTIRIIFGTDEESGFSDIPYYLNREKPPIMGFTPDCKYPVVYGERGRAKIKIGIDMNKENYEKLTREFFDFVNTYFLASKSNGDRLGINYSDKEFGMMQMRNYNLDNKDNYLNFTFDLSYPATCTIDEIIKQIESKMSCNLEIELLNNYNPVKFEKKSFLIRSLQEAYEEVTHLDGSPVTTTGGTYAKVMPNIVPFGPSFPGQKGIAHNPNEYMDMNDIVLNAKIFSQAIYKLAK, encoded by the coding sequence ATGGAAAAGAAGTTAAATGAAAAAATAGATGAAGTTAAGACGAAATTAATAGAAGATATTATTGAAATAGTCAAAATACCAAGTGTAAAAGGAACACCGGAGAAAAAAGCTCCCTTTGGAAGAAATATTAACAAGGCATTATTTAAGGCTCTTGAAATATCTGAAAAGCTAGGTTTTAAAACAGAGAATATAGATGGATATATGGGATATGCTCAATTAGGAGATGATGAGAACTATATAGGGATTGTAGGACATGTAGATGTAGTTTTAGCAAAAGAAGGATGGTGTAATCCACCATTTAGTGGAAATATTGAAAATGGTAAAATTTATGGTCGAGGAGTACTTGACAATAAGGGACCGATAATGAGTGCATTATATGCATTATATGCTATAAAGGAATCTAAATTGAAATTATCAAAAACCATACGTATTATATTTGGCACGGACGAAGAAAGTGGATTTTCTGACATACCTTATTATTTAAATAGAGAAAAACCACCAATCATGGGATTTACTCCTGATTGTAAGTATCCAGTAGTTTATGGTGAAAGAGGTAGAGCAAAAATCAAAATAGGAATTGATATGAATAAAGAAAACTATGAAAAGCTAACACGAGAATTTTTTGATTTTGTTAATACTTATTTTTTAGCAAGTAAATCAAATGGTGATAGACTAGGAATTAATTATAGTGATAAAGAATTTGGAATGATGCAAATGAGAAATTATAATTTGGATAATAAGGATAATTATTTAAATTTCACATTTGATTTAAGCTATCCAGCAACGTGTACAATAGATGAAATCATTAAGCAAATAGAATCTAAAATGAGTTGTAACTTAGAAATAGAGCTATTAAATAATTATAATCCAGTTAAATTTGAAAAAAAGTCTTTTTTAATTAGATCATTGCAAGAAGCGTATGAAGAAGTAACCCATTTAGATGGAAGTCCAGTTACAACGACTGGAGGAACCTATGCAAAGGTTATGCCTAATATTGTACCTTTTGGCCCATCTTTTCCAGGACAAAAAGGTATAGCACACAATCCTAATGAATATATGGATATGAATGATATCGTATTAAATGCAAAAATATTTAGCCAAGCAATATATAAACTAGCAAAATAA
- a CDS encoding M42 family metallopeptidase produces MKLSDYTLKLMEEITQVIGVSGNEKYISKVLQKYYKEYTNEVVFDNLGSIFAVRRCGKDNAKKVMVCGNMDEIGFMVNGITDMGLIKILPLGTIFNQTILAQRVRLINSEGKVFKGSVVTINPQEDKPRSVKISEMLVDIGATSKEEIEELGIKLGDSIVIEGQFEVLATEKRILSKAWDNRYSCIMGIELLEALKDTDLDVDLYVGCTVQNKVGLRGSETATKLVKPDLGIVMDCLQANDIKVNKDVVGKLGEGILINYYDKSMMPNRALLGHLVDICKSNNIKHQYYYSMGESDAKWVHKLLIGCPTLTTCICARNVSTNSSIIDVYDYISAKKAIVKVIKSLNTKNINKFKEENR; encoded by the coding sequence ATGAAATTAAGTGATTACACATTGAAATTAATGGAAGAAATTACTCAAGTTATTGGTGTTTCAGGAAATGAAAAATATATTTCTAAAGTATTGCAAAAGTACTATAAAGAATATACAAATGAGGTTGTTTTCGATAATTTAGGTTCGATTTTTGCAGTAAGACGTTGTGGAAAAGACAATGCAAAAAAAGTTATGGTTTGTGGAAATATGGATGAGATTGGATTTATGGTCAATGGTATTACAGATATGGGACTAATAAAAATTTTGCCATTAGGGACTATTTTCAACCAAACTATATTGGCACAAAGAGTTAGATTGATAAATAGTGAGGGAAAGGTATTTAAAGGAAGTGTAGTAACTATAAATCCTCAGGAAGACAAGCCTAGATCAGTAAAGATTAGTGAAATGTTAGTGGATATTGGTGCTACTAGTAAAGAAGAAATTGAGGAATTGGGGATAAAACTAGGGGACTCAATTGTTATAGAAGGACAATTTGAGGTATTGGCTACAGAAAAGAGAATACTTTCTAAAGCATGGGATAATCGCTATAGTTGTATTATGGGTATTGAATTATTGGAAGCATTAAAAGATACGGATTTAGATGTGGATTTATATGTTGGATGTACAGTGCAAAATAAGGTAGGATTGAGAGGCTCTGAAACTGCGACTAAATTAGTCAAGCCAGACTTAGGTATTGTAATGGATTGTTTACAAGCAAATGATATAAAGGTCAATAAGGATGTAGTAGGTAAACTAGGAGAAGGGATATTGATTAATTATTATGATAAATCAATGATGCCTAATAGAGCGTTGTTGGGACATTTAGTTGACATTTGTAAATCAAATAATATAAAGCATCAATATTATTATTCAATGGGAGAAAGTGATGCTAAATGGGTGCATAAATTATTAATAGGGTGTCCAACTTTAACAACTTGTATTTGTGCAAGAAATGTAAGTACAAATAGTTCAATTATCGATGTTTATGATTATATATCCGCAAAGAAAGCAATTGTAAAGGTTATTAAATCTTTAAATACAAAAAATATTAATAAATTTAAAGAAGAAAATAGGTAA
- a CDS encoding M42 family metallopeptidase: protein MDNIDLQMLKELSEADGISGCEKEVSRIVKKHFDNYADEVSYDNLGSIIGLKKGKQNGLKVMIAGHMDEVGFIVRDIDDKGYIKILPVGRWWGHVLPSQEMTITTSIGKKINGIVGSRAPHGMTASQKKSVMEPMDLFIDLGVETRKEAENLGIQIGDMITPNAKFKVMNNSNYLAGKAWDDRIGVAVAIDVLKGLQNVEHDANIYAVGTVQEEVGLRGARTATQVVKPDIAFALDVTMAKDTPQDKGGLNLGCGVILSILDATALAHRGLLKNLEEICEELQLNVNYDCMIAGGTDAGNIHKTFDGVVTMVLSIPTRYMHSPRLIIHRKDYIQTVKTIVEFCKRADLQLLNKIKRIDR, encoded by the coding sequence ATGGATAATATAGATTTACAAATGCTAAAGGAGTTAAGTGAGGCTGATGGAATATCAGGTTGCGAAAAAGAGGTCAGTAGAATTGTAAAAAAGCATTTTGACAATTATGCTGATGAAGTTTCATATGACAATTTAGGGTCAATTATTGGATTGAAAAAAGGTAAACAAAATGGTCTAAAAGTAATGATTGCAGGACATATGGATGAAGTAGGATTTATTGTAAGAGATATTGATGATAAGGGATATATAAAAATATTACCTGTAGGAAGATGGTGGGGGCATGTATTACCTTCACAAGAAATGACGATAACAACATCAATAGGTAAAAAGATAAATGGTATAGTTGGAAGCCGTGCACCGCATGGAATGACAGCTTCTCAAAAGAAAAGTGTAATGGAACCAATGGATTTGTTCATAGATTTGGGTGTTGAAACAAGAAAAGAAGCAGAAAATTTAGGAATACAAATTGGAGACATGATCACACCTAATGCTAAATTCAAGGTTATGAATAACTCGAATTATTTAGCAGGAAAGGCCTGGGATGATAGAATAGGTGTTGCAGTAGCTATAGATGTATTAAAGGGACTTCAAAATGTTGAACATGATGCCAATATTTATGCAGTTGGTACTGTTCAAGAAGAAGTTGGATTGAGGGGCGCTAGAACAGCTACACAGGTTGTGAAACCAGATATTGCCTTTGCATTAGATGTGACAATGGCTAAGGATACACCACAGGACAAGGGAGGGTTAAATTTAGGATGTGGTGTGATACTTAGTATATTAGATGCTACAGCGTTAGCGCATAGAGGGCTGCTTAAGAATTTAGAAGAAATTTGTGAAGAACTACAATTAAATGTAAATTATGATTGTATGATAGCAGGCGGAACGGATGCAGGCAATATTCATAAAACATTTGATGGGGTTGTTACAATGGTACTTTCCATACCAACGCGATATATGCATTCACCTAGACTCATCATACATCGTAAAGATTATATTCAAACAGTGAAGACGATTGTAGAATTTTGTAAAAGAGCTGACTTGCAATTATTGAATAAAATAAAAAGAATAGATAGATAA
- a CDS encoding PTS lactose/cellobiose transporter subunit IIA, translating into MYNLEEIAFQIISYAGDSLSSMFQALSVAKEGDFIKSKEMMKKAQELLKEAHKAQKNLIEQEVQGKKTEYSILMVHAQDHLMKCILAKKLINELIDIYKKDKGDK; encoded by the coding sequence ATGTACAATTTAGAAGAAATAGCATTTCAAATCATATCTTATGCAGGAGATTCGTTGTCTAGTATGTTTCAAGCATTAAGTGTTGCAAAGGAAGGGGATTTTATAAAATCAAAAGAAATGATGAAAAAAGCGCAAGAACTATTAAAAGAGGCACATAAAGCACAAAAGAATCTAATTGAACAAGAAGTACAAGGAAAAAAAACAGAATACTCTATACTGATGGTACATGCGCAAGATCACCTAATGAAGTGTATATTAGCAAAAAAATTGATAAATGAATTAATAGATATTTATAAAAAGGATAAGGGGGATAAATAA